The Enterobacter asburiae genome window below encodes:
- a CDS encoding protein YdgV, whose translation MFNYRGQFSSAKTRSNNADNCNFMDNMFRTYSSNNTAVYSTSFCLLSGEQHWRTAL comes from the coding sequence GTGTTTAACTACCGAGGACAATTTTCATCCGCAAAGACGAGAAGCAACAACGCGGATAATTGTAATTTTATGGACAATATGTTCAGGACGTACTCTTCAAACAATACCGCTGTATACTCCACTTCTTTCTGCCTGCTTTCTGGTGAGCAACACTGGCGCACCGCACTATAG
- the mdtJ gene encoding multidrug/spermidine efflux SMR transporter subunit MdtJ — protein MFYWILLALAIIAEITGTLSMKWASVSDGNTGFILMLVMISLSYIFLSFAVKKIALGVAYALWEGIGILLITLFSVLMFDETLTTMKVAGLTTLVAGIVLIKSGTRKPGKQQKEQNHATV, from the coding sequence ATGTTTTACTGGATCCTATTAGCGCTGGCTATCATCGCTGAAATTACCGGCACGCTGTCTATGAAATGGGCAAGCGTCAGCGATGGCAACACCGGTTTTATTTTGATGCTGGTGATGATTTCGCTTTCCTATATTTTCCTCTCGTTTGCGGTGAAAAAAATTGCGCTGGGCGTCGCGTATGCACTGTGGGAAGGGATCGGTATTTTGTTGATTACGCTGTTCAGCGTGCTGATGTTTGACGAAACATTAACAACAATGAAGGTCGCCGGATTAACGACGCTGGTCGCGGGTATTGTGCTGATTAAATCGGGTACCCGTAAACCTGGCAAACAGCAGAAGGAGCAGAACCATGCAACAGTTTGA
- a CDS encoding trypsin-like serine peptidase — MRKSVVLLLGTFGLFSGFSHADDGGDDTISAKELKTLFFGHDDRTRVADPTQAPWDAIGQLETASGNLCTATLITPQLALTAGHCLLTPPNGKPDKAVALRFVSQKGTWRYEIHGIEGRVDPSLGKRLKPDGDGWIVPPAAASWDFGLIILRYPPSGITPLPLFDGDKAALTAALKAADRKVTQSGYPVDHLDTLYTHTDCIVTGWAQTSVLSHQCDTLPGDSGSPLMLKTDKGWQLIGVQSSAPAAKDRWRADNRALSVTGFRDQLEALATQ, encoded by the coding sequence ATGCGTAAATCTGTTGTGTTGTTACTGGGAACGTTTGGTCTTTTTTCTGGATTCTCACATGCGGATGATGGCGGTGATGACACCATTAGCGCGAAAGAGCTAAAGACGCTTTTTTTCGGTCATGACGATCGTACGCGCGTCGCCGATCCCACCCAGGCACCCTGGGATGCTATAGGCCAGCTGGAAACCGCCAGCGGTAACTTATGTACTGCGACGCTGATCACCCCGCAGCTTGCCCTGACGGCAGGCCACTGCTTGTTAACGCCTCCAAACGGCAAGCCGGATAAAGCGGTTGCCTTGCGGTTTGTGTCGCAAAAAGGGACCTGGCGCTATGAAATCCACGGCATTGAGGGAAGGGTTGATCCGTCTCTCGGCAAACGCCTGAAGCCGGATGGCGACGGCTGGATAGTCCCACCGGCGGCCGCCTCGTGGGATTTTGGCCTGATCATTTTACGCTACCCGCCTTCGGGCATTACGCCGCTGCCGTTATTTGACGGCGACAAGGCCGCCCTCACCGCCGCGCTGAAAGCCGCCGACCGAAAGGTGACGCAGTCAGGCTATCCTGTCGATCATCTGGATACGCTTTATACGCACACCGACTGTATTGTGACGGGCTGGGCGCAAACCAGCGTACTTTCGCATCAGTGCGATACGTTGCCGGGTGACAGTGGTTCACCGCTGATGCTGAAAACCGACAAGGGCTGGCAGTTGATTGGTGTCCAGAGCTCTGCCCCGGCGGCAAAAGACCGGTGGCGCGCCGACAACCGCGCCTTGTCCGTTACCGGTTTCCGCGACCAGCTGGAAGCGCTGGCTACACAGTAA
- the ydgU gene encoding small membrane protein YdgU, translating to MLRRYRFELILILLILCALIASHFYLS from the coding sequence ATGCTGCGACGCTATCGGTTTGAGCTGATTCTGATCCTGCTTATTTTATGCGCGCTCATCGCCAGCCATTTTTATCTTTCCTGA
- a CDS encoding thioredoxin fold domain-containing protein, translating into MKTMLAILCATSLSTFAATDNTPQDAFNDITRSLADLQPITFQAPAEKYKLLVFIDNQCIYCSNVVKNVKQYTDAGLTMSFLTVAPNAIRDSVIEDMGRVWCSTDKVKSLQQAMAGFLPDNDTTTACSDLIARQSALAERLGISITPVMVVIEPESRSIIGSQSPAAILATLNK; encoded by the coding sequence ATGAAAACGATGTTAGCCATTCTGTGTGCGACCAGTTTAAGTACTTTCGCAGCCACGGATAATACCCCGCAAGACGCGTTCAACGATATTACCCGCTCTCTTGCAGACCTCCAGCCCATCACGTTTCAGGCTCCTGCTGAAAAATATAAGCTGCTGGTGTTTATTGATAATCAGTGCATTTACTGCAGCAACGTAGTGAAAAACGTTAAGCAATATACGGATGCCGGTTTGACGATGTCGTTTCTGACCGTTGCGCCCAACGCCATTCGCGACTCGGTAATTGAAGATATGGGACGCGTCTGGTGTTCAACCGATAAGGTCAAAAGCCTGCAACAAGCGATGGCGGGATTTTTACCGGATAACGACACCACCACAGCCTGCTCCGATCTGATCGCGCGGCAATCTGCCCTGGCAGAACGTTTGGGCATTAGCATCACCCCGGTAATGGTGGTGATCGAGCCTGAATCACGGTCGATTATAGGCAGTCAGTCTCCGGCGGCTATTCTGGCCACACTGAACAAATAA
- the asr gene encoding acid resistance repetitive basic protein Asr: MNKVLALVVAAAMGLSSAAFAADTTATAAPAAAPAATTTAAPAKAVHHKKHHKAAAKKEAAAPATAAPTEQKAQAAKKHHKKATKPAVEQKAQAAKKHHKKATKPAVEQKAQAAKKHHKKAVKHEAAKPAAQPAA; the protein is encoded by the coding sequence ATGAATAAAGTATTAGCTCTGGTTGTTGCCGCTGCTATGGGTCTGTCTTCTGCTGCATTTGCTGCTGACACTACCGCAACTGCTGCACCGGCTGCCGCGCCTGCTGCAACTACCACCGCTGCGCCAGCAAAAGCGGTTCACCATAAGAAACATCACAAAGCTGCAGCGAAAAAAGAAGCCGCTGCACCAGCAACCGCAGCACCAACCGAGCAGAAAGCTCAGGCTGCTAAAAAGCATCACAAAAAAGCAACCAAACCAGCTGTAGAACAGAAAGCGCAGGCTGCTAAAAAGCACCACAAAAAAGCAACCAAACCAGCTGTAGAACAGAAAGCTCAGGCTGCTAAAAAGCATCACAAAAAAGCAGTAAAACACGAAGCTGCTAAACCAGCTGCACAGCCAGCTGCGTAA
- the mdtI gene encoding multidrug/spermidine efflux SMR transporter subunit MdtI — MQQFEWVHAAWLGLAIVLEILANVLLKFSDGFRRKLYGLMSIAAVLGAFSALSQAVKGIDLSVAYALWGGFGIAATLAAGWVLFGQRLNNKGWMGLILLLAGMIMIKLA, encoded by the coding sequence ATGCAACAGTTTGAGTGGGTTCATGCGGCCTGGCTGGGGCTCGCCATCGTGCTGGAAATCCTGGCGAACGTTCTGCTGAAATTCTCGGATGGTTTTCGCCGTAAACTGTACGGCCTGATGTCGATTGCCGCGGTTCTGGGGGCGTTCAGCGCCCTGTCCCAGGCGGTAAAAGGAATCGATCTGTCGGTGGCCTATGCGCTGTGGGGCGGTTTCGGTATCGCCGCCACGCTGGCCGCAGGCTGGGTACTCTTCGGCCAGCGCTTAAACAACAAGGGCTGGATGGGGCTCATCTTGCTGCTTGCCGGCATGATCATGATAAAACTCGCCTGA